Proteins co-encoded in one Galactobacillus timonensis genomic window:
- a CDS encoding divergent PAP2 family protein, which translates to MSRELFPFWSAILAAALAQLLKPITYYAVHKEWSWSHCKDSGGMPSSHTAMVTALAVSVGLQEGFSSLLFAVTFTFSCIVIYDAANVRYYSGQNARVTQQLVKDVQKLSNNQLINPIYNIKLKDVLGHRWVEVFCGMILGAAIALIFHFCI; encoded by the coding sequence ATGAGTCGTGAACTGTTTCCATTCTGGTCAGCAATTCTGGCTGCAGCGCTCGCCCAGCTGCTGAAGCCGATCACATATTATGCGGTACATAAAGAATGGTCCTGGAGCCATTGCAAAGACTCCGGAGGCATGCCCTCATCGCACACTGCCATGGTCACCGCTCTGGCCGTTTCCGTCGGCCTGCAGGAAGGCTTCTCTTCCCTTCTGTTCGCAGTCACCTTCACCTTCTCCTGCATCGTCATCTATGACGCGGCGAATGTGAGGTATTACAGTGGACAAAACGCGAGAGTTACGCAACAATTAGTCAAAGATGTTCAGAAGCTCAGCAACAACCAGCTGATCAACCCCATCTACAACATCAAGCTGAAGGATGTGCTCGGTCATCGCTGGGTTGAAGTATTCTGCGGAATGATCCTCGGCGCAGCAATCGCCCTGATCTTCCATTTCTGCATCTAG
- a CDS encoding FAD:protein FMN transferase, producing the protein MKTKTLISAALAAVLLTGCAGASTQSTASAATASAQTQSSYANSCLDCGFDTVFSLRVYDVSQDEFNTSYQEAADLFTYYNNLFDIYNNYDGLNNLKTINDNAGIAPVKVDPVVIELLQKAKEFYDLSGGEFDITQGALLSVWHKYREEGMTANENGSYGKVPPESELQEAATHHGWDAVEIDEENSTVYITDPDVSLDVGGIAKGFATEKIAAKLAEDGTKTAAVNAGGNVRTLGIKSDGTPWRIGIQNPSGSGSLFVIDSNTEGSFVTSGDYERAYTADDGVTYSHIIDPKTLFPATYYHSVSIITRDSGTADCLSTTLFTMDYDEGVQLINDYKAAHPDETLEVVWIMDKDKAPDDAEYKKDVGSYTVVYTAGLDGAINWIE; encoded by the coding sequence ATGAAAACAAAAACATTGATTTCGGCCGCTCTTGCGGCTGTACTGTTGACCGGATGCGCAGGCGCCTCCACCCAGTCCACGGCTTCTGCCGCCACCGCATCTGCACAGACGCAGTCATCCTACGCGAACTCGTGTCTTGACTGTGGCTTCGACACGGTCTTCTCACTGCGCGTTTACGACGTCAGCCAGGATGAATTCAACACTTCCTATCAGGAGGCGGCGGATCTCTTCACTTACTACAACAATCTCTTCGACATTTACAACAACTACGACGGGCTCAACAACCTGAAGACGATCAACGATAATGCCGGTATTGCGCCGGTCAAGGTCGATCCGGTCGTCATCGAGCTGCTGCAGAAGGCAAAGGAGTTCTATGACCTCAGCGGGGGCGAATTCGACATTACCCAGGGTGCCCTTCTCAGCGTCTGGCACAAGTACCGGGAAGAAGGCATGACAGCCAACGAAAACGGCAGCTATGGCAAGGTACCTCCCGAAAGCGAGCTGCAGGAAGCCGCCACCCACCATGGCTGGGATGCCGTTGAAATCGACGAAGAAAACAGCACCGTATACATTACGGATCCGGATGTTTCTCTCGACGTCGGCGGCATTGCCAAGGGCTTTGCGACCGAAAAGATCGCCGCAAAGCTTGCCGAAGACGGCACGAAGACAGCTGCCGTCAACGCCGGCGGAAATGTGCGTACGCTCGGCATCAAGTCCGATGGAACACCATGGCGCATCGGCATCCAGAATCCTTCGGGAAGCGGAAGCCTCTTCGTCATTGATTCGAACACGGAAGGCTCCTTTGTCACATCAGGCGACTATGAACGTGCCTATACGGCAGACGACGGTGTAACCTATTCCCACATCATTGATCCCAAAACCCTGTTTCCGGCAACGTATTATCATTCCGTTTCCATCATTACCAGGGATTCGGGAACGGCGGACTGCCTCAGTACGACCCTGTTTACCATGGATTATGACGAAGGTGTTCAGCTGATCAATGACTATAAGGCTGCCCATCCCGATGAAACGCTTGAAGTTGTCTGGATCATGGACAAGGACAAGGCGCCCGATGACGCCGAATATAAAAAGGATGTAGGCAGCTATACTGTTGTCTACACCGCAGGCCTTGATGGGGCCATCAACTGGATTGAATGA
- a CDS encoding MATE family efflux transporter: MVENAQAEAQYRKMTETKVSRLIIGLSIPTIISMLVTSIYNLADTYFVSGLGTSQSAATGVVAGLMSILQAFGFMFGHGAGSNISRHLGSRNIREAREYASTSFYYSILAGALVMVVGLVFMDPLMRLLGSTDTILPYARQYALWILLAGPAMTSSCVMNNILRYEGKAVFAMFGLTAGGILNIFGDALLIRVFHMGIWGAGISTAVTQYISMFILALPFLRGKTQSAFAVKDISKRPVVFSNIFSCGAPSLVRQGLNSISMMVLNQTAGLYGDAAIAAISISNRIVQFLFCIAIGIGQGLQPVSAFNFGARKYTRVRDAFRFTMIMGTMIMAVLGVIGYFNAGSLIGMFRDDPDVLAIGIPTLHAQSAVLCLMPTTMYGNMLFQSTGQGKAASFLAALRSGLVLMPAIWICNTFFGLGGLEHASAWSEMISALICVPFIVAYFHKMPADGKEWPA; this comes from the coding sequence ATGGTGGAGAATGCACAGGCGGAAGCACAGTATCGGAAGATGACGGAGACGAAGGTATCCCGCCTGATTATCGGTCTGAGCATTCCGACGATCATTTCGATGCTGGTGACGTCCATCTATAATCTGGCCGATACATATTTTGTCAGCGGCCTGGGCACGTCGCAATCCGCGGCGACCGGTGTCGTTGCCGGTCTGATGTCGATTCTGCAGGCGTTCGGCTTCATGTTCGGCCATGGGGCCGGCAGTAACATTTCGCGTCATCTTGGCTCACGCAACATCCGGGAAGCGCGGGAATATGCTTCGACAAGCTTCTATTATTCGATTCTGGCGGGTGCGCTGGTGATGGTTGTGGGCCTGGTGTTCATGGATCCTTTGATGCGCCTGCTCGGCAGTACGGATACGATTCTTCCGTATGCGCGGCAGTATGCACTGTGGATTTTGCTTGCCGGTCCGGCGATGACATCAAGTTGTGTAATGAACAACATTCTTCGCTATGAAGGAAAGGCAGTCTTTGCAATGTTCGGCCTCACTGCCGGCGGCATTCTGAACATCTTCGGCGATGCGCTGCTGATCCGCGTGTTCCATATGGGCATCTGGGGAGCTGGTATTTCGACGGCAGTGACGCAGTACATTTCGATGTTCATTCTTGCGCTGCCGTTTCTGCGGGGAAAGACGCAGAGTGCCTTTGCCGTCAAGGATATTTCGAAGCGTCCAGTTGTTTTTTCGAACATCTTCTCGTGTGGGGCTCCCTCTCTTGTCCGCCAGGGCCTGAACTCCATTTCGATGATGGTGCTGAATCAGACGGCAGGTCTCTATGGTGATGCGGCGATTGCGGCCATCTCGATCTCGAACCGCATCGTTCAGTTCCTCTTCTGCATTGCGATCGGCATCGGCCAGGGTCTGCAGCCGGTGTCGGCGTTCAACTTTGGTGCCAGGAAGTATACCCGTGTCAGAGATGCGTTCCGCTTTACGATGATCATGGGGACGATGATCATGGCTGTGCTTGGCGTGATCGGTTATTTCAATGCCGGATCACTGATCGGCATGTTCCGCGACGATCCGGATGTTCTTGCGATCGGCATTCCGACGCTGCATGCCCAGTCGGCGGTTCTCTGCCTGATGCCGACGACGATGTATGGAAACATGCTGTTTCAGAGTACGGGTCAGGGGAAGGCGGCCAGCTTTCTTGCGGCGCTGCGCTCGGGTCTTGTACTGATGCCGGCGATCTGGATCTGCAACACGTTCTTCGGCCTGGGCGGTCTGGAACATGCAAGCGCATGGTCGGAGATGATTTCGGCACTGATCTGCGTCCCGTTCATCGTTGCTTACTTCCATAAGATGCCGGCGGATGGCAAAGAGTGGCCGGCCTGA
- a CDS encoding CvfD/Ygs/GSP13 family RNA-binding post-transcriptional regulator: MYQVGQIVEGKVTGIQPYGAFVALDPHTSGLIHISEISDGYVRDISRYVNVGDTVQVKIIDFDPRTHQARLSLKALHPGRPRGRRRPQYRKAVLPPMKLGFTTIASHLEGWVEEAEQEEKTND, translated from the coding sequence ATGTATCAGGTCGGTCAGATTGTGGAAGGAAAAGTGACAGGGATTCAGCCGTATGGTGCCTTTGTTGCTCTGGATCCGCATACCAGCGGACTGATTCATATCTCGGAAATTTCCGATGGCTATGTGCGCGACATTTCGCGCTATGTGAATGTCGGTGATACGGTTCAGGTAAAGATCATCGACTTTGATCCGCGTACCCATCAGGCGCGGCTGTCCTTGAAGGCGCTTCATCCGGGCCGTCCGCGCGGAAGAAGGCGGCCGCAGTACCGCAAGGCAGTATTGCCGCCGATGAAACTGGGATTTACGACCATTGCCTCCCATCTGGAGGGATGGGTTGAAGAAGCGGAACAGGAGGAAAAAACAAATGATTAG
- a CDS encoding glucose-6-phosphate isomerase, with protein MISFDAEHGFLKEDILSYQSDVTRIHHMIHEKTGAGNDFLGWVDLPRDYNKEEFDRIQQLAAKLKGKYDTLIVCGIGGSYLGAAAAIDMIRGLYPEEGPEVLFTGNTFSSTYMSQILKHIENKSVVLDVVSKSGTTTETALAFRMLREFMEKKYGKEECKWRIVVTTDRAKGTLKALADQEGYEEFVVPDDIGGRYSVLSAVGLVPMALAGIDINKVMEGFAAAYKDLDTDDLKKNPAYRYGVTRRILQNQGYNVEMFVTYEPQMRLVGEWWKQLFGESEGKDGKGILPDSVTFSTDLHSMGQFIQQGNKLLFETGIKVNHPTENLTIPDDPANFDQMNYLSGKDLDWVNKMAQEGTLQAHVEDGHVPNLMITLDDMKEYTFGYMCYFFFLACAMTCYMLDINPFNQPGVEIYKRNMFHLLGKPGYEK; from the coding sequence ATGATTAGCTTTGATGCAGAACACGGGTTCCTGAAAGAGGATATCCTCTCCTATCAGTCGGATGTGACGCGCATCCACCACATGATCCATGAGAAGACCGGTGCGGGAAATGATTTTCTTGGCTGGGTTGACCTTCCCAGGGATTACAACAAGGAAGAGTTCGACAGAATTCAGCAGCTCGCGGCAAAGCTGAAGGGCAAGTATGATACGCTGATTGTCTGCGGCATCGGCGGTTCCTATCTTGGTGCTGCCGCTGCGATCGATATGATCCGCGGCCTGTATCCGGAAGAGGGACCGGAAGTGTTGTTTACGGGCAACACATTCTCGAGCACCTATATGTCCCAGATTCTGAAGCATATCGAGAACAAGTCGGTCGTGCTGGACGTTGTATCGAAATCCGGTACGACGACGGAGACGGCGCTTGCCTTCCGTATGCTCCGGGAGTTCATGGAGAAGAAGTACGGCAAGGAAGAGTGCAAGTGGCGGATCGTTGTGACGACGGACCGGGCCAAGGGGACACTGAAAGCACTGGCCGATCAGGAGGGCTATGAAGAATTCGTAGTTCCGGATGATATCGGCGGCCGTTATTCGGTTCTTTCGGCAGTCGGTCTGGTACCGATGGCGCTGGCCGGCATTGACATCAACAAGGTGATGGAAGGCTTTGCAGCAGCCTACAAGGATCTGGACACCGATGATCTGAAGAAGAATCCGGCCTACCGGTATGGCGTAACACGCCGCATTCTTCAGAATCAGGGCTATAACGTTGAAATGTTTGTGACCTATGAGCCGCAGATGCGTCTTGTCGGCGAGTGGTGGAAGCAGCTGTTCGGCGAGTCGGAAGGCAAGGACGGCAAGGGCATTCTGCCGGATTCCGTAACGTTCTCAACCGATCTGCATTCGATGGGACAGTTCATTCAGCAGGGCAACAAGCTGCTGTTTGAAACAGGCATCAAGGTCAATCATCCGACGGAGAATCTGACGATTCCGGATGATCCTGCAAACTTCGATCAGATGAACTATCTGTCCGGAAAGGATCTGGACTGGGTCAACAAGATGGCGCAGGAAGGTACGCTGCAGGCTCATGTAGAGGACGGCCATGTTCCGAACCTGATGATTACGCTGGATGACATGAAGGAATATACGTTCGGCTATATGTGCTATTTCTTCTTCCTGGCATGTGCAATGACCTGCTACATGCTGGACATCAACCCGTTCAATCAGCCGGGTGTTGAAATCTATAAGCGCAACATGTTCCATCTGCTTGGCAAGCCGGGCTACGAGAAGTAA
- a CDS encoding RnfABCDGE type electron transport complex subunit C, with amino-acid sequence MSFLTGPMHEHLNGHKDLTCDKEVLTLPEPDDLYVPLVNGRAECKPLVAAGDTVKAGQKIGEPTSAFWYVPVFSPVSGTVVGVEKRMSSGLKPVDHLHIKNDHKQETVRAFAPFDWEKATREELLNFVKEAGMAGLGGAGFPTFNKYTKVDGIDLLIINDVECEPYLTADLANTRAHLDLLKVGVLALQKLAGNPKTKVAIKAHWTKDVEALKKLFEGTTVEVAPMEDLYPMGWERTLVYQLTGKRYDRLPAEAGCALNNVSTAIALGNALVNGAPITKKMVTVSGDAVKDPHNVLITIGTPAVEAVKACGGYTKDDCLIIAGGPMMGSTVPNDQFVIGLSNNGLTVLENKPLQEVKCLRCGKCTEVCPAGLEPVRINFAEKTKNIEDLKKLDVNSCIQCGLCSYICPSKIGVTEGVVRAKRYMALVTKK; translated from the coding sequence ATGTCATTTTTAACCGGACCGATGCATGAGCATCTGAACGGGCATAAGGACCTGACCTGCGACAAGGAAGTCCTGACACTGCCTGAACCAGATGACCTTTATGTTCCGCTGGTCAACGGCCGTGCTGAGTGCAAGCCGCTGGTAGCTGCGGGGGATACGGTCAAAGCTGGCCAGAAGATTGGCGAGCCGACCAGTGCATTCTGGTATGTACCGGTGTTCTCACCTGTTTCCGGAACGGTTGTCGGCGTTGAGAAACGCATGTCTTCCGGACTGAAGCCGGTGGATCATCTGCACATCAAGAATGATCACAAGCAGGAGACGGTACGTGCCTTTGCTCCGTTTGACTGGGAGAAAGCGACGCGTGAGGAGCTGCTGAACTTTGTCAAGGAGGCTGGTATGGCCGGTCTTGGTGGCGCCGGGTTCCCGACATTCAACAAATATACGAAGGTCGATGGGATTGATCTCCTTATTATTAATGATGTTGAATGCGAGCCGTATCTGACGGCAGACCTTGCCAATACGCGTGCGCATCTGGATCTGCTCAAGGTCGGTGTGCTGGCGCTGCAGAAGCTGGCCGGCAATCCAAAGACCAAGGTTGCGATCAAGGCACACTGGACGAAGGATGTCGAAGCTCTGAAGAAGCTGTTCGAAGGTACGACGGTTGAAGTTGCGCCGATGGAAGATCTGTATCCGATGGGATGGGAGCGTACGCTGGTGTATCAGCTGACGGGCAAGCGGTATGACCGTCTGCCGGCAGAGGCTGGATGTGCTCTGAATAACGTGTCGACGGCCATTGCGCTTGGCAATGCGCTGGTCAACGGTGCTCCGATCACCAAAAAGATGGTTACGGTTTCCGGCGATGCGGTGAAGGATCCGCACAATGTGCTGATCACGATCGGTACGCCGGCGGTGGAAGCTGTCAAGGCATGCGGAGGCTATACGAAGGATGATTGCCTGATCATTGCCGGCGGCCCGATGATGGGTTCCACGGTTCCGAATGATCAGTTCGTGATCGGTCTTTCCAATAACGGTCTCACGGTTCTTGAGAACAAGCCGCTGCAGGAAGTGAAGTGCCTGCGGTGCGGCAAGTGCACGGAAGTCTGCCCGGCCGGTCTGGAGCCGGTTCGGATCAACTTTGCCGAAAAGACCAAGAACATCGAGGATCTGAAGAAGCTCGATGTCAACAGCTGCATCCAGTGCGGTCTTTGCAGCTATATCTGCCCGTCGAAGATCGGCGTGACGGAAGGTGTTGTCAGAGCGAAGCGCTATATGGCTCTGGTAACCAAGAAGTGA
- the tnpA gene encoding IS200/IS605 family transposase has product MNDDKYIHARTCVYNIHYHIVWCVKYRRKVLTPDIEKSLQQILHDVAVENGFSLDQCEVGEADHVHCFVTAPPKLSITFIVKHLKGTSGLRLFKLYPELRNQLWRGQLWNGSYFIETIGSTSEENVKRYIAHQQNVQR; this is encoded by the coding sequence ATGAACGACGACAAGTATATACATGCGCGTACCTGTGTATACAACATCCACTATCACATTGTCTGGTGTGTCAAATACCGGCGTAAGGTACTGACGCCTGATATTGAGAAGTCATTGCAGCAGATCTTACACGACGTGGCTGTGGAGAATGGCTTCTCACTCGACCAGTGTGAGGTTGGTGAAGCAGATCATGTGCATTGCTTTGTGACCGCTCCTCCAAAGCTGTCAATTACATTTATTGTCAAGCACCTGAAGGGGACATCAGGTCTGCGCCTGTTCAAATTGTATCCTGAGCTCAGAAACCAATTATGGAGAGGCCAGCTGTGGAACGGATCTTATTTCATTGAAACGATAGGATCTACAAGCGAAGAAAACGTAAAACGCTATATTGCCCATCAGCAGAACGTTCAACGCTAA
- a CDS encoding coiled-coil domain-containing protein has product MLKKSTIVICAAVSSMALALTPVHAEDPDYTDTDYWNKLCTQTENLTSEQQASCSAYISYVASNNSSLKAQIDAANAKKADIEKNVESYATQLSDYSTQISSLNDMISDLQSQISSLNTQAEDLQSQIDAAQVQIDQKQTEIDELKQKVATRMEQQQETMRLNSYFDVLTGTRSLTDLVRILNGLADISEHDDTTLEELDTAVSDLNTMQESLQTQMDQLKETQDNLSTGMEALDSQQASLLAAQYQTQLIKDTYMTQMNATNDDLNALLEKAAASQTAAQATASPDSGSTNSSSTSSTVKPIAGYSTPDTTGGKNPYYGGWANCTWGCWQLVYETLGISLPWFPGNAGNWLAAAQALGYSTGSEPAVNSIYVNSHHVAFVTAVDGDMIYVKEGNYLGRYHEGWISKTYDGCIGYIYL; this is encoded by the coding sequence ATGCTGAAAAAATCGACAATTGTGATCTGCGCAGCTGTTTCGTCCATGGCACTGGCACTTACACCGGTGCATGCGGAGGACCCGGATTATACGGATACCGATTACTGGAACAAGCTGTGTACGCAGACCGAGAATCTGACTTCCGAGCAGCAGGCCTCCTGTTCTGCCTATATCAGTTATGTTGCTTCCAATAACAGTTCGCTGAAGGCACAGATTGATGCGGCCAACGCAAAGAAGGCGGACATTGAAAAAAATGTAGAGTCCTATGCGACGCAGCTGTCGGACTACAGTACCCAGATTTCGTCGCTGAACGATATGATCAGCGATCTGCAGAGCCAGATTTCAAGTCTCAATACGCAGGCGGAAGACCTGCAATCACAGATTGATGCGGCTCAGGTTCAGATCGATCAGAAACAGACGGAAATCGATGAGCTGAAACAGAAGGTTGCGACCCGCATGGAACAGCAGCAGGAGACGATGCGCCTCAATTCCTACTTTGATGTGCTGACCGGGACGAGGTCGCTGACGGATCTTGTGCGGATCCTCAATGGTCTTGCGGACATTTCGGAACATGATGACACGACGCTGGAGGAGCTGGATACGGCGGTCAGCGATCTGAATACGATGCAGGAATCTCTGCAGACGCAGATGGATCAGTTGAAGGAGACGCAGGACAATCTTTCCACCGGTATGGAAGCCCTTGACAGCCAGCAGGCTTCACTGCTTGCGGCACAGTATCAGACGCAGTTGATCAAGGATACGTACATGACGCAGATGAATGCGACCAACGACGATCTCAATGCGCTTCTTGAGAAGGCGGCTGCTTCTCAGACGGCAGCTCAGGCAACAGCTTCCCCGGATTCCGGCAGTACGAACAGTTCAAGTACCAGCAGCACTGTCAAGCCGATCGCCGGCTACTCGACGCCGGATACGACGGGAGGAAAAAATCCGTATTATGGCGGCTGGGCGAACTGCACCTGGGGTTGCTGGCAGCTGGTTTATGAGACGCTTGGCATTTCACTGCCATGGTTCCCCGGCAATGCGGGCAACTGGCTTGCGGCAGCACAGGCACTTGGCTATTCGACCGGCAGTGAGCCTGCCGTCAATTCGATCTACGTCAATTCTCATCACGTCGCTTTTGTGACAGCGGTAGACGGCGATATGATCTACGTCAAGGAAGGCAATTATCTTGGCCGCTATCATGAGGGCTGGATTTCGAAAACCTATGATGGCTGCATCGGCTACATCTATCTTTAA
- a CDS encoding RNA-guided endonuclease TnpB family protein → MSNGTNAKKRKPGQCASANVDRIALRFCGMPTSAQKDSLNQTLGACRWLYNRMLYDRSACYKQTGESLNLTPAWYKRLSCCPWLKEADSLALANVHLHLNRAFDNFFNGKSAYPKFKRKADHYDSYTTNIASKDATNLRFRMGKRKAGFLTLPKIGGEIKVRAHRAVPADGILKSVTVTHEPDGKYYFSLLYEVPHEEIHHDIDPDNAIGLDMSMHNFYVDSNGKHIDYGKPYHDMQDRIAKEQRKLSHMKKGSSNYHKQRVKVAKLCAKAKHQRSDALHKLSRQLVDTYDIVGVEDLNMKAMSQSLNFGKSVGDKGWEMFTRMLAYKAQRAGKRIIKVGKLFPSSQMCHECGTLHKLTKDLSVREWTCPNCGHPHDRDENAALNIRDEAVRIYCTC, encoded by the coding sequence ATGTCGAATGGCACAAATGCAAAGAAAAGAAAACCTGGGCAGTGTGCCTCTGCAAATGTTGATCGCATTGCACTGCGTTTTTGCGGCATGCCGACATCCGCTCAAAAGGATTCGTTGAACCAGACGCTTGGCGCCTGCAGATGGCTGTATAATCGCATGCTATATGATCGATCTGCATGCTATAAGCAGACAGGTGAGTCATTAAATCTGACGCCTGCATGGTATAAACGTCTGTCGTGCTGCCCATGGCTGAAGGAGGCCGATTCCCTTGCGCTTGCAAACGTGCATCTACATCTTAATAGAGCATTCGACAACTTCTTCAATGGCAAATCTGCCTATCCAAAGTTCAAAAGAAAAGCGGATCATTACGATTCATACACAACAAATATTGCCTCCAAAGACGCAACCAATCTGCGTTTTCGGATGGGCAAAAGAAAAGCCGGCTTTCTCACCCTTCCCAAGATTGGCGGAGAGATTAAAGTCAGAGCACATCGTGCGGTGCCAGCAGACGGTATACTGAAGTCTGTTACCGTCACGCATGAGCCTGATGGCAAATACTATTTTTCGCTCCTGTACGAAGTGCCGCATGAAGAGATACACCATGACATTGATCCAGACAATGCAATCGGGCTGGATATGTCCATGCACAACTTTTATGTCGATTCCAACGGTAAGCATATCGATTATGGCAAACCATATCATGATATGCAGGACAGAATTGCCAAAGAGCAGAGAAAACTGTCTCATATGAAGAAAGGATCTTCCAACTATCATAAGCAGCGGGTAAAAGTCGCAAAGCTGTGTGCGAAAGCCAAGCATCAGCGCAGCGATGCATTGCATAAGCTGTCAAGACAGTTGGTGGATACCTACGACATTGTTGGAGTAGAGGATCTGAATATGAAGGCAATGTCACAGTCGCTGAACTTCGGCAAATCTGTTGGGGATAAAGGCTGGGAGATGTTTACCCGCATGCTTGCTTATAAAGCACAGAGGGCTGGAAAACGCATCATCAAAGTTGGAAAGCTTTTTCCAAGCAGCCAGATGTGCCATGAATGCGGGACATTGCACAAACTCACAAAAGATTTATCTGTACGTGAGTGGACATGCCCTAACTGCGGACATCCTCATGACCGTGATGAAAATGCAGCACTGAATATTAGAGATGAAGCGGTGCGGATCTACTGCACATGCTGA
- a CDS encoding NifU family protein encodes MSEEVKNEEKNETEAAVSPDLLERIEKTINKIRPYIQADGGDVQLVDYKDGVVTVRMLGACAGCIAIDTTLTQGVQAILMDEIPEVKEVKMEEPDLNATPDSYSWY; translated from the coding sequence ATGAGTGAAGAAGTAAAGAACGAAGAAAAGAACGAGACGGAAGCAGCTGTATCCCCTGACCTTCTGGAGCGGATTGAAAAGACCATTAACAAGATTCGTCCGTATATTCAGGCCGATGGCGGCGACGTTCAGCTGGTCGACTACAAGGACGGCGTCGTAACCGTACGCATGCTCGGGGCGTGTGCCGGCTGTATCGCCATTGATACAACCCTGACCCAGGGCGTTCAGGCAATCCTGATGGATGAAATTCCGGAAGTCAAGGAAGTCAAGATGGAAGAGCCCGACCTCAACGCTACGCCGGACAGCTATTCCTGGTATTGA